A window of Daucus carota subsp. sativus chromosome 2, DH1 v3.0, whole genome shotgun sequence genomic DNA:
aatatttatttaataaattcctTGTCATACTCGAGATTGAAGCACTACTGTTCTGCTTTTTATTATCTTCTGGGCCAGTTTGAGCTTCTCTTTTTAGTTGAATAAAAATCTACAGAAGCCCAATTAATGATAGTAAACCCACCAGGCATAATGGGCCTAGACCGTAAGTGTATATGCATAAACTTTTCAATTGAATGGGGGATGTTTGAAACAAAACTCGATTTTTAAGATGTGTACTGCTGTGTTGggggaaaagagaaaaaaagatgTACTGCTATGCAAAAGCCCATTCATTTTCAGCAATCTCTTTGCCCGAagaaataatcattttttttaggaCCTGCAGCGATGGAATAGAACAGAAAAAAACTGTATTTTTTTACTCAATATATTATTGTGTTTAACTTTTTCATATCATCAGTTTGATTCATTTAATTTTGTTATCAATTTGTCAAACAACGTAatctaatagattttttttttgaaagcacgTAATCTAATAGTTTTATTTATgctaagaaaatttaaaatagcgGAAATCAACACATTATGAATCTTGTTTGAACTCTAGGAAACGTACCCCttgaagtatatatttattgtgCGTGTTTGCTGAAAAGTTCTTACGAAAATAAAGGTTTATTTTCGAGGAAAAAATAtgtcttttcatattttttttgaattaaatactAAAAAGTGTTTCAtacatattttttgatttaaaaaatatatctctCAAGATAAGATacaaattattgatttttttttcatttctgaAAGTAAAATAAACCAAACATTATATATCgtggtttaaataatttttttatggaaAATGCGGGTTATAAGAAATTCAGGTTCTTTATCATTGAAAATCAACATGGATGTGAGCAtttcaatatatcaaaatttataatattttcatctTCATATTATTTGAGTAAATGCCGAACTCAAATACTTCAATTATATAGGCTTAGTACGGAAATGAAAGTCTTTTGTTTTTTGGTCAATATAAAAATGCAAGTTTTTTAAAGCCGGCATGCAAAGTCAAGATTAAAAAAACTGTACACAACAACGCTGAAATAAAGGCGCATATTAGATTTTTATGAAGAAGCAACAACCCTTGCAGGTTTTGGTGTTACTTAGCCCGGTGGTTTTGCTTCACTTTATGAAATTCtacatttaattaaaaagaagaaaagagaggAGAAAATGatgaatgaaaataaaaacCTATCTTTTCCATTCATATTTCAAGATCTTTCTAAAGAAGAGATTAAAACGAGAAAAAATGCTTCTCATAATTTTTGATAACAAATGTTTCTTCTTTAATTTGAAAAGACcataatagaaaatatatttctacaaTTTCTTTTATTTCTCTCCAAATTCAAAAACATACGAGATGatatcttttattttctctGCATTTTTGAAAGCATAGTACagcaaaacaataaatttttttagtgcAGATGCAAAATACGAAACTTTCAATGCCGAACCCACTTGATCAACTATTTATGTCACAAATAAACATAGCAAAAGGATAAAATTGAAATAGTAACATTAAAAGAATTTGCGGAGAAATAAAGCATATATAGGTCGGCTGTTAAACgtgaaaatcttgaaaaaaccAAACTTACTAGAACGCGAATTAAATTTCGTCTACTAGATACGTGTCACCTAATACGTGTCACGCGGCAGATACAAAGGTAGGAATATTAGAAAGTGACTCGCCTTCTTTCAACAAAGACTCTTCTCCGCACACACATACGTTTGTTAAATCTAGCAGGCCTCGTAGATCATAATTTAATGGAGTGGTTAAACTAGTGGAACATTTCATATACACCGACCCTAAATCTTAGCTCATCAAAAGAAACAAGAAAGCAAGCACATTCACATAGAGAAACTCACTTCAATCCAGTCTGCTTTTGCTTGATCACCATTTTTGAAAGGTACGTGTTAAGTCATCAGTTCTTCTAAAATCTCGAGATGTTAAGAAGAGTACTTACCGGAATCTGTATGTTATAGTATGCtcttatatttatgtatatgtaATTGTGGTTGCATATTAAGCCATGTTGAAGTGTTTAGAACTATTGATTACTGGAACAATATGTATCAGCACCATTGGATGATATTGAAATGTGTTTGTTAGTTTGAACATTTTTGTCAATTTAATTGAGTTAGTTTCTGGTTTGGTGATATGTCTTGTAGATGTTACAGCCAAGAGAGTGACCAGAACTCTAAAGCTTCATATAACAAATTCACATTGCAATCTagaaataatgttttttttttttttaacaaagtgTAATCGACCAATCAATTTGTCCTACACTCCTGCCTAGGGTATGTAATATGTACTAGAATCTTACTTGGAGTAGCTGCGAGGCTGTTTCGATGTAAAAGAATTGTAATATTCTGATGGAGCTATTTTAGTATAAATATTCTGAAGTAGCTGCTATTCAGCACAGTACCACATTGGCAACAATTAAAGTACATTGCATATTTCTGTGATGAAAATAACTTTTCTTTGATTTATTGAACAGATATTTCAAAGTTTAGTATGTTTGTGAGTATGATGAAGATTAAAGCGTCCTCCATAAAAGCAAAGAATTTGATCTTGAAGATCTTATGAAGGTTAGCCCCAGCTAGATTAGTTGGGGGAATAGTTGCTGCTATAATAGCATTTCTCGTCGTACTTATACTTATGATCTTACTAAGTGACACCCATATATCATATCTATCGACAAGTTCAAGATGGATAGTCAATGCAAAAACAGGGAAACGGGTGAAATTAGCTTGCGTAAATTGGCCTGGTCACATGTATCCGATGATACCAGAGGGTCTCCACAAACAATCTTTGAAGAACATTACAGAGAGTATTTCTCAGATGGGTTTCAACTGCGTCCGTCTCACTTGGGCTACACAAATGTTCACTCATGATTCATACAACAAGCTTACGGTTGCAGAGTCACTTGACAAATGGCGTTTGGTAGCAGCTAAATTCAGTATGCATAAAAGCAACCCTCAGTTGATGAACCTTACACTTGTTGATGCACAGAAGGCTGTTATTGATGCACTTAGGGAGAAAAATATAATGGTTGTGCTTGATAACCATGTCAGCCTTCCAATATGGTGCTGTGATTGGAATGACGGAAATGGATTCTTTAAGGACGAGTATTTTGATCCAAAAGAATGGCTGCAGGGCTTATCTATCGTTTCTAGGCGGTATAGAGGAAACCCTACGGTATGTTTATCTCATTGAACGATGTTAAGAATTTGTATATTTCACTTTTCCGCGTTAATATTGGTTATCAGCGATTCAGCACTATTTTGTTATACAGGGAAATTATTATATGTTGGCTTTGATGTTTAATGGATTCTGAAGGCTTATGTGATACGTAGTACAGAGTGGTGTTTATTCTTAACATTCCAAATTAGACTAAGGAGGAAGGGAAATTGCTTATTAATCTTTTCTCAGACTCAAAGATTAGTATGGGAACCTATTTCTTGTACTTCGTGTCTCTGCGTGTTAGTTTCCGTGTTTACTTTTACAAGCTAAAGTCCAGCAGAAAGAAAGATAAGGAAGTGACATGTTCTTTGCTAATAATTGAATTTAAGAAAAGTAGAGATTATGCACCCCTTTAGTTGTTTCTGTTTGAATTTGTTCGCCATGAAAATTTACCAAGCAAAGTCAACCAAAGCAATGAATGGACCTCTtgatctatatataatatatgttttggaCTTTGAATCTTCTGATGAATTAGGGGCAGACAATATCACTGCTAATGTATTGAGTTCTGTAACTTTAGACTTTTACATTCATAAAACAGGTAGTGGCTATGAGCATTAGGAATGAGTTGCGAGGTCCACGCCAAAATGAGTATGACTGGTACCGATTTATGGAGGCGGGTGCAAATGCAGTCCACCTAGAGAATCTAGATGTTTTAGTTATCGTCTCAGGCTTATCATTTGAATCTGATCTTAGCTTCTTGAAGAAACGAAGACTGAATTTGGGAATGAATGTGAACAAAAAGTTAATATACGAGGCACACTGGTATGAATTTGGAAATCCATCGGAAAAATGGATCTTCCAGACAAATGAGTTCTGTGCGGATATCACCCAATGGTTTATGAATCAAACTGGGTTTTTGTTGACTGGCAAGAGCCCCACaccattatttttaagtgaattTGGTAAGGATCAACGGGGAGTAAACGAAGCAGAGAACCGATACTTTGCTTGCTTGATGGCATTTCTTGTGGAGAAGGATCTTGAATGGGCTTTGTGGGGTTTGCAAGGGAGCTATATGCTTAGAGAAGGTCACATCGAATGGGAGGAGCCGTATGGCATGTATGATTACTCCTGGGACAACCTACGGAATTCCTCGATGTTGCAGAATCTACAACTTGGTCAACGGATGATTCAAGGTATATGACCTTGTCTATACATTATCCTTATTTTCTTAATTGATCATAATGACTTTATATTCAATGTTCGAAGTTATATGTCTTCTTACATTACAACAATTTAGTTGCTTTTTACCAGCACCGCTACATGATTGTATATGAACGATTGAAATGCTAAGTTACAAATATTGCACTAATGTAAATTCTTTAAAGTGCAGATCCAACATCGGATCACAAAACATACTACATAATGTATCATCCACAAACTGGCAGGTGTGTTCATGTGGGCAAGCATAACATTACCACATCGGATTGTAAAAAGTTGAATCGATGGAGTTACAGTGGAGATCGTGGTCCAATTCAGCTACTCGGGACATCCAGGTGTTTGACTGTTGAGGGCGACAATCGTCCAGTAAACATTACAAGTGATTGTTCAAGCCAGAAGAGTATGTggaaatttgtttcaaaatcaaGAATGCATCTATCTGCCAAAGATGATGAAGGAAGAGATTTGTGTTTGGAATTGGACTCTTCAAACTCAACCGTTGTTACAAAGAAGTGCTTGTGCTTGGGAGTAAATTTGCAAGATATTCCGTGGTGCAATGAGAATCCCCAACGCCAATGGTTTAAGCTTGttcaatcaaatatataatgctTATGCAGCTATGCtgcatgtttatatgtataGTACTTTTACATGAAAATCAACTAATACAGCAACAATTAATTTCTGAGATCAAGAGCCATATTTTGCACTTACACTATGAACTCTAGTATTCATTGGCATTATGACATATATGAGTATGCCTTATTTTTTGGTGTTGCAATTAGTGAGCTGAGACAGAGAGCTCCATTTCGACTAAGAAACACGAGGACTCGAGTTCAGCGACTCTGTGTGCTCTTGCACAATCTGTTTTGTTTTTTCGCAAGTGTTTGCAGAGATGCCCCTCACCTTTTCTCCTTTTATGTTTGTTGCCAGTTTAATTGTTTTTCTTcttcaataaaaatttactcATCCTATTCAATTATTCAATTGTATATATTTGGGAAGGAGAGACTccatacatattttaaaactctcttataaaatataattttttaaattatttcaaatttttataacaaaaatataatatttaaatttttattcatatacaaataatatttttatttttacaataaaatcatGAATTTGTTTTATCGATTAAAAACTGCTTTCTAATACGCGGAgagaaattcaaaaaatatatagtctCACGAATCCTGCTGTCGAAGTTCATTGAAGAATAGGATTTTAATCAGGAAAATGCTTATGTGCACGTaaatatgtacaaaattttgtacataattacatgtgttggattttaatttgaatGTGCTTCTGTATTTACATTCCAaataaaacccaccacatccattgccacatcattatttatgaaaattcgTACACAATTTTGTGCACCTAACACTACTTTTTTGTGCACCGaactagggctgtaattcgagtcgggcggctcgcgagctcgcccggctcgaactcatttaagtgggctcggctcggctcgactcgttaaacgagtcgagttcgggtaaaggtttcggctcgtttaattaaacgagccagctcgactcgactcgtgaaattaaacgagccgagttcgggtagaagtttgggctcgattaagtgtaaaattatacgagctggctcgctcggctcgttaaaaccggctcgtttagctaaacgagccgactcgactcgactcgtgaaattaaccgagtcgagttcggccaaagatttaggctcgattagttaatcgagccggctcggctcggctcgattaaagttggctcgaattaggctcggctcgaaactcgctcggctcggctcgaattacagccctacaCCGAACACTACTTTTTTAATAATTCTATGTTGTTTGTAAAAATGCCGGCCATGAAtgaatgaaaataaaacaaactaGTATGTTTGCCCGCTCCGCATGGGCgttgaaaaataatgtttttgaaaaaaatatgtttaattaaatttgtatttgattaTAGTTGAGGTTTTTTGATTttggatgaaaattattttaatttttttctattttttgttctcatctaaaatatattctaAACTGAAAAACATCTGATAATAGAGCTAATCTCATTAGTCCAATATTTGGTACGATTAAaggtggcaatcgtttcgtttcgtatactttcgtttggtgtactcgaaggtgaaactcgtatccgcccgttattggtttcgtgtacctaatttgaaacccgtacACGATCCGAAACGTTTTGTGTTTTTTTCGTATACTTTTCATGTAGATTGTATATAaatacattaatataattttaattaaaaatagttttaatattaatttccttgtataattttacacaattatatatataatatattataacatataacatatatatataatcatgtacaaatttttcatcggtttggctagtgtgtgcccatgggcacatgctaagcgcggaaatttttgtatttgggagattttgattggtgtggttggtgtatttgcaggggggtccaccattatcatgagataggagccaatcaaaatgatccaagcacaaaattttccgcgattagcatgtgcccatgggcacaccatagaaaaaccgattttTCAtttactttcgtgtatttcgtgtacccaaaATGAAAATCCATAttcgacacgaaatctatcgtgtattttcgtgttcgtgtactttcgtgtataaaaaatgagaactcataataatttttttcgtttcgtttcgtgttagcgtgttacgtgtcccaaatatatataactataaatataatttatagaaataaaattatacaaaatatagtatagaaatttaaattgtgttttaaAAATAGGAAGGCAAGACCCAAATATtagttgttttcaaaatttgaaagtaGCCATCAATATTTGTTACTTTATGATGTTAATTGACTTCAACTCCAACCTAAACAGAATTTATTTGACATTGAATtagcaaaaataatatatatatatatatatatatatatatatatatatatatatatatatatatgtagacaaaaattattttatatagatCCATTAAgtttaaaagtaaaattataatttgtatgaGTGAAGATAAATTTTGgcctaaattaaaattaaggtgctagaaaatttagaatttttaaCTTCTTACATTCTGATTTATAAGTCGAAAATCGACTTATAATTTAGTTACCCAAActttatcaattaaatgattataagTCCATAAAGATTATAAGCTAAAAATGATTATCaacaattttgatttttaaattttcaaataatagtatataataagTGATGCAGGATATTTGTACTCCTAGACATAATTATcagttttttctttctttttgttaaGTAAAAACAGCACATCTTACTAAAGCAACATCATCACTGTGTTTTGAGAGCAGCCTCCCTACTGAATAAAGGAAACCAAGTTAGACAACACCTAAAATCTGACCACCTTTCCTACCGAACATGCAGAAAATTTGTCAGCAATAAGCCTTAGGTGATCACTTTTTCTATTTctgcaaaaattaaaaaaaagactATTTAATCAACATATTAGCAGCAAGGTAAAACCATAAACTACACTAAAGTACACATAAAGAAGTGTAAAGTATATTGCTGAAATCAAGTCTTGGCTGTTATATAATCACAGTGCTCAAAAAAATATGCAAGGCTCTTGCAACAGATTATTTGCAATAATATCACAACCAAATCCAGCTAAGAAAATTATTATGTCTCACAGTTTAACAATTCTGGTGCAATACTTAATATTTGAAACCTAATTAaccaaatgaaataaaaaaaaattctcaaggGTTTACATGTTCTTGGATGAATTGCTCCAATATAGTTATTTCTCCCGTCCCCCCAGAAACTTCGGCAATAGTCACCTTGTTACTACAGTGAGAAAATGCAGATGTGTATCCAGGGATACCAAGTGTGAACTCGTCAGAGACGTCAAGCTTTGGACAACGCATTTCGAGATGCGGAAAGTTTGTCACTGACTCACTGTTAAAAACCAAGAGCAAAAAACTAAGAAATCACACAATTTGATTGAAACTTAATATATGTCAGCACAAAATGGaagataaattttatatcattttgtAGCCACTTCATATAATCAACTGCATGCAAAGTCAAGTATTCAGACCAGATATTTAACTGATAGATACACCAAGAGAGGTCATTGCGAAATTTTAAGACATAAGTTTTAATTCATTTCTACACTTGCATAGCGCTAACTACTAAGCAAACAGTAGAAGAAACGCTAAAAAGGATAGTGTAGAATGTAAAAGATAACTGGTAGCTCCCTACCCATTTTCATTTAATGATTATATACAAACTAACATATTTCATAATACTAACATTTACATCATAGGAAACAATGTCAAAGGTTGGCTTAATTGGCTGAAACAGGATGGATGTGAGAATAAGATATGCAAGTGTCGGAAATTTTATAACGAAATCTGTGAACAAAGTCCACTATTTTATGACATACCTCAGAGGCCAAATTAGCATCATCCGAAGAATACTCTGGGATTGGGTCCAAATTAGCAGGAGCAGCAGTTGCAATAAAACAAACTGAGTGGTCAGCAAATGCTCCTTCATTTATGTTCCAGAAAAATGATACAAATAGTCTTGATTGCCACATTCAACTTGTACGCTTCACCTACTGTTTCCAAGTCAAGCATACAATTTCAGCTAAACAGGGTTACGTAACAGTTATACAAACAATTAGCAACATAATGCGTGTGAAATCAGGATCTTAGGCATAATTAGGTTAACTTTGTAATAATTACGACGATCCAAAAAAAGAGAAGAGCTCACAGCATTAGCTGGCTAGTTATAACAATAGAATATATGACAACATATCTTTACTGAAATTCATACCCAAtagtatgaaaaatatatttttctcaagTACAAAGCTACTCCATGTTTTGTTTAATTGACCGAAATTCATACCCAACAGTatgcaaaatatatttttctcaagTGCAAAGCAActccattaaaaatatatttttaatggatTAAAAACATGTATATTAGTCGAATTATAATTACATCTGCAAGACGAAGCAACACTAAATTATCACCCAAAAAAATGAGAAAGGCcaagattaaaaatataaaagattactaaatctgaaatttaaattatatttcatacatgagagaaagagagagtacAATTTACCTTGTTGAGACTTGagaatttgaattataaattgaAATTGGATTGGGATGCATTTGGGGAAAAGTAACAGCTTCTCGAAAAAGCTCTGCAACAATAGTACAATACTCAGCAACAGTAGTCTCAAAATAAATTACAACTAACAAAAATTATAGCAGAAGCTCTTGCAAGTTGCATCCAGACCAAAATCAACTTCTATAGGCAATTACCTAAAGAATTGCCAGTAGAATTGCCAAAAACGAATCAGATATTATGTACATA
This region includes:
- the LOC108206911 gene encoding glycosyl hydrolase 5 family protein, which produces MILLSDTHISYLSTSSRWIVNAKTGKRVKLACVNWPGHMYPMIPEGLHKQSLKNITESISQMGFNCVRLTWATQMFTHDSYNKLTVAESLDKWRLVAAKFSMHKSNPQLMNLTLVDAQKAVIDALREKNIMVVLDNHVSLPIWCCDWNDGNGFFKDEYFDPKEWLQGLSIVSRRYRGNPTVVAMSIRNELRGPRQNEYDWYRFMEAGANAVHLENLDVLVIVSGLSFESDLSFLKKRRLNLGMNVNKKLIYEAHWYEFGNPSEKWIFQTNEFCADITQWFMNQTGFLLTGKSPTPLFLSEFGKDQRGVNEAENRYFACLMAFLVEKDLEWALWGLQGSYMLREGHIEWEEPYGMYDYSWDNLRNSSMLQNLQLGQRMIQDPTSDHKTYYIMYHPQTGRCVHVGKHNITTSDCKKLNRWSYSGDRGPIQLLGTSRCLTVEGDNRPVNITSDCSSQKSMWKFVSKSRMHLSAKDDEGRDLCLELDSSNSTVVTKKCLCLGVNLQDIPWCNENPQRQWFKLVQSNI